Proteins encoded within one genomic window of Eurosta solidaginis isolate ZX-2024a chromosome 1, ASM4086904v1, whole genome shotgun sequence:
- the LOC137238930 gene encoding uncharacterized protein translates to MMEVQAKQGGQLSVLANKDADLRNFSKLFPIKTIEEMESVNNAINEVNINEYINAIKHLLKGEPEKHFEEIISRSMCNEVNVGGVHGKICLKKYTFLYDAIISGQSATSEKPDKQLSKCLHIVKKKAV, encoded by the exons atgatGGAAGTTCAGGCAAAGCAAGGCGGCCAATTAAGCGTTCTTGCTAATAAGGACGCAGATTTGAGGAATTTTAGCAAACTATTCCCTATAAAAACCATTGAGGAAATGGAAAGCGTCAATAACGCCATAAATGAGGTGAACATCAATGAATAT ATTAACGCAATAAAACACTTATTAAAGGGGGAACCTGAAAAGCACTTTGAGGAAATTATCTCCAGATCTATGTGCAACGAAGTCAATGTAGGCGGCGTCCATGGCAAGATTTGCCTAAAAAAATATACTTTCTTGTATGATGCTATTATAA GTGGACAGTCGGCGACGTCAGAAAAGCCCGATAAGCAACTATCGAAATGCCTCCACATTGTTAAAAAAAAGGCTGTATAG